In one window of Halomarina pelagica DNA:
- a CDS encoding alginate lyase family protein, whose product MEELEEARSSCSRRQYLKFAAVAAAGTSLGASAVATAEPSDASLPTGESRPALFVHLDELAGVKRQVEAGEEPWASAYEEFIADANASLEADPRSVTDNGDGHTFDTGGPGSGTRGDYTAAIEMGDRIRDLGLAYQFTGEDRYAEKAVEFLDHWFLDPATRMRPKVTDGIELYITIPKMWYGAELVRDHPAWDRDGVGSQADLEQWTATFLETLPTGVPDWIQNIYVWREVCHAAGAAYVGDSGQLRASFDRVRQHAFGQLRRDGLLANEIERSEGLSYSMYALKAYVTMAELGRHYGQDLYSYEKYGGSAIKLMFDGYVEYVLNPDRFDEKYGEARGFSAREREEGASAYELAYSRWQEDGYLDVITSRGSEIKNEPTYVQQHQDAINSKGRPVRDERLLGWTTFSHGNLFAIDQPTGGSDGSGGGSGSDGGDSNGSDGSGESGGSGGSDGAGGSGGSDGSGGSNGTDGSGNSDGSAGSGGSGGSGGAGGSNGSNGSNGSDGSGGSGTPDGGTPGETRRPDRPEYPEPPQGLIELLEDILGIDLGNLGRYF is encoded by the coding sequence ATGGAAGAACTCGAAGAAGCGCGTTCCTCGTGCAGCAGACGTCAGTATCTCAAGTTCGCGGCCGTCGCGGCGGCGGGTACGAGCCTCGGCGCATCGGCGGTCGCCACCGCCGAACCGTCCGACGCGTCCCTCCCGACGGGCGAGAGTCGACCGGCGCTGTTCGTGCACCTGGACGAACTGGCCGGGGTGAAACGGCAGGTGGAGGCGGGTGAAGAGCCGTGGGCGAGCGCGTACGAGGAGTTCATCGCGGACGCGAACGCCTCGCTCGAGGCCGACCCCCGCAGCGTCACCGACAACGGTGACGGTCACACCTTCGACACCGGCGGGCCGGGGTCGGGGACGCGGGGGGACTACACGGCCGCCATCGAGATGGGCGACCGGATCCGTGATCTCGGACTCGCCTACCAGTTCACCGGCGAAGACCGGTACGCGGAGAAGGCAGTCGAGTTCCTGGATCACTGGTTCCTCGACCCCGCCACCCGGATGCGCCCGAAGGTGACCGACGGGATCGAACTCTACATCACCATCCCGAAGATGTGGTACGGCGCGGAACTCGTCCGCGACCACCCCGCCTGGGACCGCGACGGCGTGGGATCGCAGGCCGACCTCGAACAGTGGACCGCGACGTTCCTCGAGACGCTCCCGACGGGCGTGCCCGACTGGATCCAGAACATCTACGTCTGGCGGGAGGTCTGCCACGCGGCGGGGGCGGCGTACGTCGGCGACTCCGGTCAGCTACGCGCCTCGTTCGACCGGGTCCGGCAGCACGCCTTCGGGCAACTCCGTCGGGACGGCCTCCTCGCCAACGAGATCGAGCGGTCGGAGGGACTCAGCTACTCGATGTACGCGCTGAAGGCGTACGTCACGATGGCGGAACTGGGTCGCCACTACGGCCAGGACCTCTACAGCTACGAGAAGTACGGTGGCTCCGCGATCAAACTCATGTTCGACGGGTACGTCGAGTACGTCCTCAACCCCGACCGCTTCGACGAGAAGTACGGCGAAGCTCGGGGCTTCTCCGCCCGCGAGCGCGAGGAGGGAGCGTCGGCGTACGAACTCGCCTACTCGCGCTGGCAGGAGGATGGCTACCTGGACGTGATCACGTCGCGCGGCAGCGAGATCAAGAACGAGCCGACCTACGTCCAGCAGCACCAGGACGCCATCAACTCGAAGGGTCGACCCGTCCGCGACGAGCGCCTCCTCGGCTGGACGACCTTCAGCCACGGTAACCTCTTCGCGATCGACCAGCCCACGGGCGGCTCGGATGGATCCGGCGGTGGCTCCGGCTCCGACGGCGGCGACTCGAATGGATCCGACGGTTCGGGGGAGTCCGGCGGCTCCGGCGGCTCCGACGGGGCCGGTGGGTCCGGCGGTAGCGACGGCTCCGGCGGATCGAACGGTACCGACGGTTCGGGTAACTCGGACGGCTCTGCCGGCTCGGGTGGCTCCGGCGGGTCGGGCGGTGCTGGCGGATCGAACGGGTCGAACGGCTCGAACGGCTCCGACGGTTCGGGCGGTTCCGGAACCCCCGACGGCGGGACGCCCGGGGAGACGAGGCGTCCCGACCGGCCGGAGTACCCGGAACCCCCCCAGGGACTGATCGAACTGCTCGAGGACATCCTCGGGATCGATCTCGGCAACCTGGGTCGGTACTTCTAG
- a CDS encoding RIO1 family regulatory kinase/ATPase domain-containing protein has product MAFRRLLKGNIEWERLEGVMVEVARRYGREEARVEFLDADNWLSTPCVVEDRWFVKVISRQHSLLHAILTTGRNLGAFSSGQEGFFEHVGDPVEMAELELDATRRMRELGVNVPEPIEAFEHDGLGVLVVEYLPEFRTFDGLDAADVIRYAPDLFESLAHIHDAGLAHGDLRAENVLVAHGRLYLIDATSVREGAIEQARAYDVACALAALAPLVGGRAAVDAAREHYPMDVLLAARDFLDFVNMRPDHDFDAANVKGEIEKDASSDA; this is encoded by the coding sequence ATGGCCTTCCGTCGGTTGTTGAAGGGGAACATCGAGTGGGAGCGCCTGGAGGGCGTGATGGTGGAGGTGGCGCGCCGGTACGGGCGGGAGGAGGCCCGGGTGGAGTTTCTCGACGCGGACAACTGGCTCTCGACGCCGTGCGTGGTCGAGGACCGGTGGTTCGTGAAGGTCATCTCCCGACAGCACTCGCTCCTGCACGCGATCCTCACGACGGGGCGGAACCTCGGCGCGTTCTCGAGCGGGCAGGAGGGGTTCTTCGAACACGTGGGCGATCCGGTGGAGATGGCCGAACTCGAACTGGACGCGACCCGGCGGATGCGCGAGCTGGGGGTGAACGTCCCCGAACCGATCGAGGCGTTCGAACACGACGGTCTCGGCGTGCTCGTCGTGGAGTACCTGCCCGAGTTCAGGACGTTCGACGGGCTCGACGCCGCGGACGTGATCCGCTACGCGCCCGACCTCTTCGAGTCGCTCGCGCACATTCACGACGCCGGACTCGCCCACGGCGACCTCCGCGCGGAGAACGTCCTCGTCGCCCACGGCCGCCTGTACCTCATCGACGCCACCAGCGTCCGCGAGGGCGCGATCGAACAGGCCCGCGCGTACGACGTGGCCTGCGCGCTCGCCGCGCTCGCGCCGCTCGTCGGGGGCCGCGCCGCGGTGGACGCCGCGCGCGAACACTACCCGATGGACGTGCTCCTGGCCGCCCGCGACTTCCTCGACTTCGTCAACATGCGCCCGGACCACGACTTCGACGCCGCGAACGTGAAGGGCGAGATCGAGAAGGACGCGAGCAGCGACGCCTAG
- a CDS encoding DUF4112 domain-containing protein: MNGVNADIDLPNDEAALRRMRAVAHLLDDGFRLPGTDFRFGIDPILSLAPGNAGDLIGTGLSLYIVYEAANLGVPYSTIVRMLTNVAADAVVGSVPIVGAIFDAVFKANVRNVRLVERHLGREHRDDGDDSEPVRIEITE, encoded by the coding sequence ATGAACGGTGTGAACGCCGACATCGACCTTCCGAACGACGAGGCGGCGCTTCGACGGATGCGCGCGGTCGCGCACCTGCTCGACGACGGGTTTCGCCTCCCCGGGACGGACTTCCGCTTCGGCATCGATCCGATCCTGAGCCTCGCGCCCGGCAACGCGGGCGACCTCATCGGCACGGGCCTCTCGCTGTACATCGTCTACGAGGCGGCCAACCTCGGGGTCCCGTACTCGACGATCGTGCGGATGCTGACGAACGTGGCCGCGGACGCCGTGGTGGGGTCCGTCCCGATCGTCGGGGCGATCTTCGACGCGGTGTTCAAGGCGAACGTCAGAAACGTCCGCCTCGTCGAGCGACACCTCGGGCGCGAGCACCGGGACGACGGGGACGACTCCGAGCCGGTCCGCATCGAGATCACCGAGTGA
- a CDS encoding aldehyde dehydrogenase family protein: MSQQVQEPYAHYIAGEFVDRSGDGETFESVNPATGESLGEFQRGTPEDVERAVEAAESAFEEWRSLSYIDRAEYLWEIYHELKERHEELGRVVTKECGKEISEGKADVTEAWHMVEWAAGDARHPKGDVVPSEIPAKDAYMRRKPRGVVGCITPWNFPVAIPFWHMAVALVEGNTVVWKPAEQTPMCGQIIAEMFDSTGIPEGVFNMVQGFGDAGAAIVDSDVDTVLFTGSAEVGHEVARKVAEQPGTLAACEMGGKNGIVVTENADLDVAVHSAVMSSFKTTGQRCVSSERLIVHEDVYDEFKQRFVEVAEGISVGDPLDEDTFMGPAIEPEHVEKIRKYNDLAREEATEVLVDRTELDDSEIPEGHEGGNWVGPFVYEVEYDDEGEQRSIREEVFGPHVALMKYSGDIERAVEIHNDTPYGLAGAVISEDYRQINYYRDRAEVGLSYGNLPCIGAEVQLPFGGVKKSGNGYPSAREVIEAVTERTAWTLNNSKEIQMAQGLSADIKTQED; this comes from the coding sequence ATGAGCCAGCAAGTTCAGGAACCCTACGCGCACTACATCGCGGGGGAGTTCGTCGACCGATCCGGTGACGGCGAGACGTTCGAATCGGTGAACCCGGCGACCGGCGAGTCGCTCGGCGAGTTCCAGCGCGGAACGCCGGAGGACGTGGAACGCGCGGTCGAGGCCGCCGAGAGCGCCTTCGAGGAGTGGCGCTCGCTGTCCTACATCGACCGCGCGGAGTACCTCTGGGAGATCTACCACGAGCTGAAGGAGCGACACGAGGAACTCGGACGTGTAGTCACGAAGGAGTGCGGGAAGGAGATAAGCGAGGGGAAGGCCGACGTGACCGAGGCCTGGCACATGGTCGAGTGGGCCGCGGGCGACGCCCGCCACCCGAAGGGCGACGTCGTCCCGAGCGAGATCCCGGCGAAGGACGCCTACATGCGCCGCAAACCGCGCGGCGTCGTCGGCTGCATCACGCCGTGGAACTTCCCCGTCGCCATCCCGTTCTGGCACATGGCCGTCGCGCTCGTCGAGGGCAACACGGTCGTCTGGAAGCCCGCAGAGCAGACGCCCATGTGCGGCCAGATCATCGCCGAGATGTTCGACTCGACGGGCATCCCGGAGGGCGTCTTCAACATGGTGCAGGGCTTCGGCGACGCCGGCGCGGCCATCGTCGACAGCGACGTCGACACCGTCCTGTTCACCGGGAGCGCAGAGGTCGGCCACGAGGTCGCCCGCAAGGTCGCCGAACAGCCCGGCACGCTCGCGGCCTGCGAGATGGGCGGCAAGAACGGCATCGTCGTCACCGAGAACGCGGACCTCGACGTCGCCGTCCACTCCGCCGTCATGTCGAGCTTCAAGACGACCGGCCAGCGCTGCGTCTCCTCCGAACGTCTGATCGTCCACGAGGACGTCTACGACGAGTTCAAGCAGCGCTTCGTCGAGGTCGCGGAGGGGATCTCCGTCGGCGACCCGCTCGACGAGGACACGTTCATGGGGCCGGCCATCGAGCCGGAGCACGTCGAGAAGATCCGCAAGTACAACGACCTCGCGCGCGAGGAGGCCACCGAGGTGCTCGTCGACCGCACCGAACTCGACGACTCGGAGATCCCCGAGGGCCACGAGGGGGGCAACTGGGTCGGCCCGTTCGTCTACGAGGTCGAGTACGACGACGAGGGCGAGCAGCGCTCCATCCGCGAGGAGGTCTTCGGCCCCCACGTCGCGCTGATGAAGTATTCCGGTGACATCGAGCGGGCGGTCGAGATCCACAACGACACGCCCTACGGGCTGGCCGGCGCGGTCATCTCGGAGGACTACCGCCAGATCAACTACTACCGCGACCGCGCGGAGGTCGGCCTCTCCTACGGCAACCTCCCCTGCATCGGCGCGGAGGTCCAGCTCCCCTTCGGCGGCGTGAAGAAGTCCGGCAACGGCTACCCCAGCGCCCGCGAGGTCATCGAGGCCGTCACCGAGCGCACCGCCTGGACGCTCAACAACTCGAAGGAGATCCAGATGGCACAGGGCCTCTCGGCGGACATCAAGACGCAGGAGGACTGA
- a CDS encoding nitrilase-related carbon-nitrogen hydrolase, protein MRIALAQLEIEAGDVSGNVARATDAVAAAAARGADLVVLPEVFTVGYFAFDAYARRAESLDGPTLSRLAEAAREHDLGIVAGSIVEDLSTTDGGPADEGYANTSVFLDRSGERRAVYRKRHLFGYDSAEAELLVPGESLPVVDFHGFRIGTTTCYDLRFPELYRALADAGATLVCVPSAWPYPRVEHWQLLPRARAVENLCYVAAANGSGRFDDATLLGRSTVYDPWGVPLASCGDDPALVVADVEADRIEAVREEFPALRDRR, encoded by the coding sequence ATGCGCATCGCACTCGCCCAGTTGGAGATCGAAGCCGGCGACGTCTCGGGGAACGTCGCGCGCGCTACCGACGCGGTCGCCGCGGCCGCCGCGCGCGGTGCCGACCTCGTCGTCCTCCCCGAGGTGTTCACCGTCGGCTACTTCGCGTTCGACGCCTACGCCCGCCGCGCGGAGTCGCTCGACGGCCCGACGCTCTCGCGGCTGGCGGAGGCCGCCCGCGAGCACGACCTCGGGATCGTCGCCGGAAGCATCGTCGAGGACCTCTCGACGACCGACGGCGGTCCGGCCGACGAGGGGTACGCAAACACGTCGGTGTTCCTCGACCGGTCGGGCGAGCGACGGGCGGTCTACCGCAAGCGCCACCTCTTCGGCTACGACTCCGCCGAGGCGGAACTGCTCGTCCCCGGCGAGTCGCTCCCGGTCGTCGACTTCCACGGGTTCAGGATCGGGACGACGACCTGCTACGACCTCCGGTTCCCGGAACTCTACCGCGCCCTCGCGGACGCGGGCGCGACGCTCGTCTGCGTCCCGAGCGCGTGGCCCTACCCGCGGGTCGAGCACTGGCAACTGCTGCCACGCGCACGCGCGGTCGAAAATCTGTGCTACGTCGCCGCGGCCAACGGCTCGGGACGCTTCGACGACGCGACCCTCCTCGGTCGCTCGACCGTCTACGACCCGTGGGGGGTCCCGCTCGCCAGTTGCGGGGACGACCCGGCGCTCGTCGTCGCGGACGTGGAGGCGGACCGGATCGAGGCGGTGCGCGAGGAGTTCCCCGCGCTCCGGGATCGGCGCTGA